One genomic segment of Tripterygium wilfordii isolate XIE 37 chromosome 9, ASM1340144v1, whole genome shotgun sequence includes these proteins:
- the LOC120006252 gene encoding uncharacterized protein LOC120006252 isoform X1 — protein MSSVNTFPSFPSSSSRCIFAKLWPIRSSFSTRRRSRRRLHLHLRRHRQTPNKLAELSKHDDGDSNNNLKLVLDIDRISALSSREYQQYLSSARDACQDLLSLVTIDSANRRVVVSCRRSTLLFAGHMLVIGFALLLGIRVLSKLVLGFKGRFVFGSRRDDVVVRRDRSLGGKEVVVAARSIRETREDGMMDNFGALKKNIQVRSQEKLPKWWPVRVVIPAMVADKEEYQREANKLIRAIMDCRTSGKDIMEDDIIQLRRICRISGVRVSIDTTNSCYTLYRTSVNFVLNVCSRASSYRNSVVIDGEDVRQFIAGLAENIGLENTRAARMVSASVAARTRSCFLQAWALELQGRHSEAMAEVSKICIILRTFPPEESSPEMELVARGLEKQLKVEQREFLMNMIVGVCGEESHRSAAEALGLMLSARDIGKQWKSNAHEN, from the exons ATGAGTTCTGTGAACACATTTCCCTCTTTCCCTTCCTCGTCGTCCCGGTGTATCTTTGCCAAACTATGGCCCATCCGGAGCTCCTTCTCTACACGACGTCGGTCTCGCCGccgcctccacctccacctccgcCGCCACCGTCAAACCCCAAATAAACTCGCAGAACTCTCTAAACATGACGACGGCGACAGCAACAATAACCTCAAACTAGTCCTCGACATCGACCGGATATCCGCCCTTTCCTCGAGAGAGTACCAACAATATCTCTCCTCCGCCAGAGATGCCTGTCAGGACCTACTATCCCTCGTCACGATTGATAGCGCCAATCGACGAGTCGTCGTTTCGTGCCGTAGATCCACGCTCCTGTTCGCTGGTCATATGTTAGTTATTGGGTTTGCTCTGCTTTTGGGGATTAGGGTTTTGTCTAAGCTAGTGTTGGGGTTTAAGGGTCGGTTTGTATTTGGGTCTCGGCGTGATGATGTTGTGGTTCGGAGAGATAGGAGTCTTGGAGGGAAAGAAGTTGTTGTTGCTGCAAGGAGTATCAGGGAGACGAGAGAGGACGGAATGATGGACAATTTCGGGGCTTTGAAGAAAAATATTCAGGTTCGGAGCCAAGAGAAGTTGCCCAAGTGGTGGCCGGTTCGGGTGGTGATTCCAGCAATGGTGGCTGATAAAGAGGAGTATCAGAGGGAAGCCAACAAATTGATTAGAG CTATCATGGACTGTAGAACGAGTGGAAAGGACATTATGGAGGATGATATAATCCAA TTGCGTCGAATATGCAGGATATCTGGAGTGCGGGTCTCAATTGACACCACCAACTCATGTTATACCTTATATCGTACGTCTGTCAACTTTGTTTTGAACGTCTGCAGCAG GGCGTCAAGTTACCGTAACTCTGTTGTGATTGATGGAGAAGATGTTAGGCAATTTATTGCCGGCCTTGCTGAAAACATAGGGCTCGAGAACACTCGTGCTGCAAGAATGGTTTCTGCATCTGTTGCTGCACGTACACGTTCATGTTTTCTACAAGCATGG GCTCTGGAATTGCAAGGCAGACATTCTGAAGCAATGGCAGAAGTTTCAAAGATTTGCATTATTCTCCGGACGTTTCCTCCCGAAGAGTCCTCT CCTGAAATGGAGCTGGTGGCTCGGGGATTGGAGAAACAGCTTAAAGTAGAGCAGAGGGAATTTCTGATGAATATGATTGTTGGGGTTTGTGGCGAGGAGAGTCATAGAAGTGCAGCAGAGGCTCTGGGTTTG ATGCTCTCCGCAAGAGATATTGGCAAGCAATGGAAATCGAATGCACATGAAAATTGA
- the LOC120006252 gene encoding uncharacterized protein LOC120006252 isoform X2 produces the protein MSSVNTFPSFPSSSSRCIFAKLWPIRSSFSTRRRSRRRLHLHLRRHRQTPNKLAELSKHDDGDSNNNLKLVLDIDRISALSSREYQQYLSSARDACQDLLSLVTIDSANRRVVVSCRRSTLLFAGHMLVIGFALLLGIRVLSKLVLGFKGRFVFGSRRDDVVVRRDRSLGGKEVVVAARSIRETREDGMMDNFGALKKNIQVRSQEKLPKWWPVRVVIPAMVADKEEYQREANKLIRAIMDCRTSGKDIMEDDIIQLRRICRISGVRVSIDTTNSCYTLYRTSVNFVLNVCSRASSYRNSVVIDGEDVRQFIAGLAENIGLENTRAARMVSASVAARTRSCFLQAWALELQGRHSEAMAEVSKICIILRTFPPEESSPEMELVARGLEKQLKVEQREFLMNMIVGVCGEESHRSAAEALGL, from the exons ATGAGTTCTGTGAACACATTTCCCTCTTTCCCTTCCTCGTCGTCCCGGTGTATCTTTGCCAAACTATGGCCCATCCGGAGCTCCTTCTCTACACGACGTCGGTCTCGCCGccgcctccacctccacctccgcCGCCACCGTCAAACCCCAAATAAACTCGCAGAACTCTCTAAACATGACGACGGCGACAGCAACAATAACCTCAAACTAGTCCTCGACATCGACCGGATATCCGCCCTTTCCTCGAGAGAGTACCAACAATATCTCTCCTCCGCCAGAGATGCCTGTCAGGACCTACTATCCCTCGTCACGATTGATAGCGCCAATCGACGAGTCGTCGTTTCGTGCCGTAGATCCACGCTCCTGTTCGCTGGTCATATGTTAGTTATTGGGTTTGCTCTGCTTTTGGGGATTAGGGTTTTGTCTAAGCTAGTGTTGGGGTTTAAGGGTCGGTTTGTATTTGGGTCTCGGCGTGATGATGTTGTGGTTCGGAGAGATAGGAGTCTTGGAGGGAAAGAAGTTGTTGTTGCTGCAAGGAGTATCAGGGAGACGAGAGAGGACGGAATGATGGACAATTTCGGGGCTTTGAAGAAAAATATTCAGGTTCGGAGCCAAGAGAAGTTGCCCAAGTGGTGGCCGGTTCGGGTGGTGATTCCAGCAATGGTGGCTGATAAAGAGGAGTATCAGAGGGAAGCCAACAAATTGATTAGAG CTATCATGGACTGTAGAACGAGTGGAAAGGACATTATGGAGGATGATATAATCCAA TTGCGTCGAATATGCAGGATATCTGGAGTGCGGGTCTCAATTGACACCACCAACTCATGTTATACCTTATATCGTACGTCTGTCAACTTTGTTTTGAACGTCTGCAGCAG GGCGTCAAGTTACCGTAACTCTGTTGTGATTGATGGAGAAGATGTTAGGCAATTTATTGCCGGCCTTGCTGAAAACATAGGGCTCGAGAACACTCGTGCTGCAAGAATGGTTTCTGCATCTGTTGCTGCACGTACACGTTCATGTTTTCTACAAGCATGG GCTCTGGAATTGCAAGGCAGACATTCTGAAGCAATGGCAGAAGTTTCAAAGATTTGCATTATTCTCCGGACGTTTCCTCCCGAAGAGTCCTCT CCTGAAATGGAGCTGGTGGCTCGGGGATTGGAGAAACAGCTTAAAGTAGAGCAGAGGGAATTTCTGATGAATATGATTGTTGGGGTTTGTGGCGAGGAGAGTCATAGAAGTGCAGCAGAGGCTCTGGGTTTG TAG